In the Nitrospirota bacterium genome, ATGGCCGACACCGCTCCGGTGATGGTCTGGATGTCCGGCCCCGACAAAGGTTGCACCTACCTCAGCAAGACGTGGCTCGACTTCACCGGCCGTTCCCTCGCGGAGGAACTGGGTGATGGATGGGCCCAAGGGGTTCATCCGGAAGACCATCATCGGTGTCTGTCGACGTACGAGGCTGCATTCGACGCACGGCTGCCCTTTAAGATGGAATACCGGTTGAAGCGTCGCGACGGCGAGTATCGCTGGGTCTTGGATACCGGGGTCCCTCGGTATTGCGCAGACGGGATCTTCAGCGGATACATCGGGTCCTGCGTCGACATTACCGAGCGAAAACAGGTTGAGGAGGCGCTGCAGCGGAGCGAGGAGCGGTATCGCGGGGTGGTCCAGATCCAGACCGAGTTGATCTGCCGGTTTCTGCCGGACACCACGCTGACGTTCGTCAACGAAGCCTATGCGCGCTGTTTCGGCCGGACATCGGAGAGCCTGATCGGCACACCGTTCTTGCCGTTGATCCCGCAGGAGTTCCATTCCGACATTCTGCGGCACCTGGCGACCTTCACACCCGGCCAGGCAATCCGGACCTATGAGCACCCCGTCTTTCTTCCCGACGGCGAGCAGCGATGGCAAGAATGGACGGACCACGCGATTTTCGACCAAGGGGGCAGGATCGTCGAGTTCCAGGCCGTGGGCCGCGACATTACGGATCACAGACGTACCGAAGAGGGCCTGCGGCGAAGCGAAGCCGCACTGCAACAGAGCCAAGAGGAACTCCGGTTGCTGGCCGGCAGGCTGCTGTCGGCCCACGAAGAGGAGCGGAGTTGGTTGGCGCGGGAACTGCACGATGACTTGAGCCAGCGCCTGGCCGCTCTCGCCATTGAAACCGCCATGTTGGAAGCGGAGTGCCGGTCCATGCCGGAGGCGAGAATGGCGGGGTGCAGTCGGCGCGAGATATTGTGGACGTCGGTGGAGACAAAGATCTGGGCTTGGCGGATGCGATTCGGTCCGAGTGCGTGCGATTTTCGGAACGAGAAGGGATCCAGGTCGAATTCGTCGGGGAGGCGATCCCGGAGATGCCGTCCGAGACGGCCATCTGCCTGTACCGGATCGCGCAAGAAGGCCTGCACAATATCGCCAAACACGCCAAAACAAACAAGGCGAGCGTGTCTTTGTGGTGCGAGGGTCGCGTGGTGGTCCTGTCGATCCAAGACTTCGGCGTGGGGTTTGATTCCGCGTCCGTGCGCTCCTCACAAGGGCTCGGACTGGCCAGCATGCGGGAACGCGCGTGGCTGGCGCTCGGAGACATCGTGATTCGTTCCCAGCCCGGTGAGGGGACGGTGATCGAGGTGCGCGTGCCGTTCGGAGAGCAGCAATCATGACGCGACCGCGAGTGGTGTTGGCCGACGACCACTTGATGGTCATCGACGGGATGTCCAGCCTGCTCCGGGCGGACTTCGACCTGGTGGCCACGGTTGAAAACGGCCGCGAACTGATCGAGGCGGTCCAGCGCCTGGACCCCGATGTCGCGGTGACCGATATGCAGATGCCGCTCCTCAACGGCATCGAGGCCACCGCGCAGTTGACCAAGCTGAAGACGCGGGCCAAGGTGATCGTTTTGACCATGCATCCCGATGCCTCGTACGCGGTGCGGGCGTTCGA is a window encoding:
- a CDS encoding ATP-binding protein, which translates into the protein MPSETAICLYRIAQEGLHNIAKHAKTNKASVSLWCEGRVVVLSIQDFGVGFDSASVRSSQGLGLASMRERAWLALGDIVIRSQPGEGTVIEVRVPFGEQQS